The genomic interval CTTGAAGCCCCAATCGATCAAATCCATGAACGGCTGCGCTGCCCAGAAGATCGAAGCGAAGAGCGTCCCAAGGATCAAGAAGAAGATCGGAAAGCCGAGCCAGCGGTGCAGCACGATGCGGTCGAGGCGTGCCGTAATGGTATCTGCCGCCAGTTGTAGCGTCCGCCCGCGCCTGAGCGCCCCGCTCTGTTCGAGCAAACGCTCGATCTCGCGGTAAGCTTCCACCGGATCGTCACTGAGCACCGCCAGCCGGTTGTGATTATTGTAGGGCTTGCCGGCCGCGCGGCGCAGCTCGGTCAGCAACTCTTCAACGCCCCAGCCGGTGCGCCCGTCCACCGCCACGACCGTTGTGCCGAGCGCCGCCGAAAGCTTCGTGGCGTTGATCGCCTGGCCCGACTGCGCTAGCAGATCGATCATGGTCAGGGCGATGACAAATGGCTTTCCCTGCCGGGCGACATAAGAGGCGAATTTCAGGTGGCGCTCAAGCTGCGTCGCATCAACGACCATGATGAGCGCGTCGGGATGAATTGAAGGATGGCGGCCTTCGATGACCTGGCAGGAAAGGCTTTCTTCGGGCGTCGTCGCGGCGGTGCTGTGAACACCGGGCAGGTCAACAATCGTCACTTGCGGGCCTAGCTCCGCGCGGCTCTTGCCGCGCGACAGCGTGACCGTAGCGCCGGGATAGTTGGCGGTGTGAAAGCCGCCGCCGGTCAGGCCATTCATCAGCGCCGTCTTGCCGGCGTTCGGCACTCCCGCCAGACAGACGGTTAACGCATGCACCGCGGGCGCAGAGGCCGCAAGCGGCGACGGCTTCGCCGCCTGCGGCGCGTCGGCGGCAGCAATATGGATGGATTGGCGTTCCACTACTCGACTCGTATCCAGGCGGCTTCACGTCTTCTGAGGGCCAGGCGCATGCCGCGCACGACCACTACCAGCGGATCACCGAACGGCACACTCTGCACAACGGCCATCTCTTCGCCGGGCGTCAGCCCCAGGTCGAGCAAGCGGCGACACTCATCGGTGGGACCATCGAGCTGCTTGATGCGGTAGAACTGATTGCGCGCTGCGTCCAACAAACTCATTGAGGATTCCTTGATCGCAAAAAATGAAAATGAATTTCAATTTGAATCCAGCAGAGCAAGAATAAAGCGAAAGCCGGATGATGTCAACAACAAAGATTTCATGTCGCGACGCTGCTTTTGCAGGGGTGCGGTCGAGGGCCGCCTGGGAAACAAGTGCGGGCAAAATAGCCGAAAGAATTGTGACAAGCTACCGGCAGCTTTACAACTCACAGGGCTTTCTCTATCCTCACACTTGCCCCAGACCCATTGACAAAGGAGACTGAACTGATGCAGCTCTCGCTCGACAAGTTAATCAGCAGTTTCGGCGGCACGTGGGAAGATAAGAGTGGCAAGGCCACGCAGTTCGCTAGCCAGGATAGTAACTACCGCCTTTATCAGCCCGACACCAAGCCGGCAAGCAACAGCGGCCTTCTGGTTTACGTCAAGATAGACCACATTCGCGGCAGCGAAAAGGATGATCACGCCCAGATCACTTTGGGATTCGATAAGACGGGCGCACTGATTTCGAGCGAGCCCCAGATACAGCTTGCGCAGGCCGACGACATCCCCGCGACGGTGCTGAAGCTGACGAGCGTGACGGCAGCCGGCGCGCTCGGCCCGGCGGCGGCGGCGGTCGTCCAGATCGTCGGGCAGACCTACAATGCCTTGGCCGAGAGAATGGCTGTCATTACCGATGATGGCGGACGGCTCAACTTCCCCGCGGTCATCGCCCACACTATCAACAAGGTCGCCTGTGCGATTGAACTCTAATGATGCCCGACTCGATATTCGACGGCGTCTCTCAACCGTCTTGGAGAATGCGGAATGAAGATTGATAGCGATTGCATCGGAGCCAAGCTAAACGGCACGGCGTCCAAGGATGACCGAGCCTGGGACTATACGGGCGGCGACCAGAACCAGTATAGCTATAGAACGTGGAAGCCCGATTCGTCTTTATCGCCCAATCAGGACGCGCTGCTGGTGTCATCAAAGATAGACTTCACTCATGGCGGAGTGGATGACCATACGGTGTTGCTGCTGGTCTTTGATCGCACGGGGGCGCTGATCCAGGCCGAAGCCGACATGCAGTTGAACCTTGTCGAAAAGAAACATGGTATGTACAAGACCTCGATCAAGACGGTCGGCAGCGGCGTTGTGACGGGCACGCAGGCGCAAATCACCAGCGCCATTTTTGATGCGCTGACTGCCGGCCTCTTTGGCCTGGATGAGGATAAGTATGATGTGTCCGGCGATCACAGTCCGGCCGACTTCCCGAATATGGTGAAAGTCAACATGGACATCTTTGCCGGCTGCGTTCAGAAAGATTGAAGCGGCGACACGCGCGACACGCTTACGACCCCACTGAAGATGCAGAATCTGGCGTCACGCCGGGCCAAGCCATCGGCGCGCGGCGGCTTGCGCCTCGTCCAGTGTGCGGACTTCGCCGTCGAGCTGGCGTTCGTAAACCTGCCGCAGTAGCTCGCCCATTGCCGGGCCGGGCGCAATCCCCAGATCAATCAGGTGGCGGCCCAGGAGCAGCGGCGCCGGCGGCCCATGTTCGACGCCGAGCCGCCGCGCCCGCTTGATGAACCAGTCGGCGGCCTGCACGACGCGGTCATCAGCCGCAGCAGTCGCGGCACGAGCCAGCCCGCAGGCTTTGACGAGGCGATAAAGCAGATCGATCTCGACCTGCCGCGCCAGGCGGCGAAAGTCGCCATCGGTCGTCTGCTCGCGGCGGCCAAAGAACTCGCAGGGTCGGGCTTGCTCGCGCAGCAAGGCCAGAACCTGTGCGCGCACGTCATAACCCAGGAGCGTGTAGAGCCCGAGCCGCCGCATCACCGCCAGCGCCGGCGGCTCTGCCGCGGCGGACTGGTTTACGCTGACGTTGCCGAGCGCATGGCATAAGGTGGCGAGCATGACCGTCACGCGCCGTGGCCGGTCGAGATCATCCGTCAATTGCGCGGCGGCGTCGAATGCCCGCCCGGTGTGCGCGAAGGCGTCGTCGAGCGGCGCGCTGTCACTTGCGGTCGCGCACGGTTCCTGAAGACGGCTGCCGACGAGCGCCCGCAGTTCAGGGAACAGCTTATCTATCACACCGAGCTGCAACGCCACGTCGAGACCGATGGCGGGTCGCGCCGCCATCAATAATAATTTTTCGACTTCGCCCCAGATGCGCTCGTGCGGCAGATCGGCAAGATCAATCGTCCGGCAGAGGGCGGCGGTCGGCTCGTCTACGCTCATCTCGAAGCGCGCGGCAAACTGCACGGCGCGCAGAACGCGCAGGCTGTCTTCGACAAACGTCTCGGCGGCGACGGCGCGCAGCCGTTTCTGCCGCAAGTCGCGTATGCCGTCGTAAGGGTCAATGAACTCGTCGGCAAGCGGGTCGTAGAGAATGGCATTGATCGTGAAGTCGCGCCGCCGCGCCGCCTCTTCGAAGCTCATCCGCGGGTCGCCTTCGATGGTGAAGCCGCGATGTCCGCGCCCCGATTTGGATTCGCGGCGCGGGATCGATACATCGATCTCCAGCCGCCCGCCGTTCGACGCCGGTGCGTCATCCGCCGACCCATAACAGACCAGCTTGTAGAC from Blastocatellia bacterium carries:
- a CDS encoding ferrous iron transport protein A, whose protein sequence is MSLLDAARNQFYRIKQLDGPTDECRRLLDLGLTPGEEMAVVQSVPFGDPLVVVVRGMRLALRRREAAWIRVE